The Shewanella sp. KX20019 genome window below encodes:
- a CDS encoding Lon protease family protein, giving the protein MPITPLSSDQLYRTSRLNQLASNCKSTKHLEPLDKIVGQERAQQAVEFALSMKEKGYNIYALGRNGLGKRTMVLRHLSRQKEKANGRTLFDWCYVVNFDDTRNPKVLKLPAGSGLEFKKQIEKLMLKLSKGLPLAFDNEMYFSRADKLKNQLAAKQEEALVLLTEEAKKQSISLSISPQGNYELVALDGEEPHSEESYLMLSMKKRDALQAAISSLEAKLRAIVRQITVWEDEYSEKQQKHDEQVAEEVLSLVFTTLKEAYKDQANVKAYIKAMHKDILDNLDIFLEESEEQAALAYASMSKKMPRRYQINVLVAQESPYQPIIVEETPNYHTIFGYVETATYKGTVFTDFSLIRPGSLHKANGGVLMIDAVKVLEHPYVWDGLKRALRSRKLSLTSLEREVTLSGAISLDPEAIPLDVKIILFGDFATYKLLQQYDAEFTELFRVTADFEDSMPRTDDSESHYAQFISSIVHSNKMLHCDRKAIGRIIEFSSRQADDQNMLSLHSVDIANLLREANYCARAVNSNMIRTSHVEQALINKEQRICRAKDDYMQSFINGTTLMTTVGKKTGQVNALSVMSTTDYQFGSPSRITATTSFGEGRVFDIERTVELSGSIHSKGVMILTAYIASILGKTDKIPLSTHLTFEQSYGGVDGDSATMAELCAMLSSFANQPIRQDIAITGSMNQFGESQPIGGVNEKIEGFFDVCKIKGRKNSQGVIIPAANVHNLMLRADIVDAVKKGKFHIWAIEHVDQAIELLTEMEVGKADKQGDYHPNSLLGKAQLRLKSLYKKVINLSN; this is encoded by the coding sequence ATGCCAATAACACCTCTCAGCAGTGACCAGCTATATAGAACCTCAAGACTTAACCAGCTTGCATCTAACTGTAAATCAACTAAGCATTTAGAGCCACTAGACAAAATAGTTGGCCAAGAAAGAGCTCAGCAAGCTGTTGAATTCGCACTATCGATGAAAGAAAAAGGCTACAACATCTATGCACTAGGCCGTAATGGACTAGGCAAACGTACTATGGTGTTACGCCACCTTAGCCGTCAAAAAGAAAAGGCCAATGGGCGTACGCTGTTTGATTGGTGCTATGTCGTTAATTTTGACGATACCCGCAACCCTAAAGTACTTAAGCTCCCTGCGGGGAGTGGGCTTGAATTTAAAAAACAGATAGAAAAATTAATGCTCAAATTGTCTAAGGGTCTGCCTTTGGCTTTTGATAATGAAATGTATTTTTCTCGTGCTGATAAGCTAAAGAATCAACTAGCGGCAAAGCAGGAAGAAGCGTTAGTGTTGCTGACAGAAGAAGCCAAAAAGCAAAGCATTAGTTTATCTATTTCGCCCCAGGGAAATTATGAGTTGGTCGCGCTTGACGGTGAAGAGCCACATAGCGAAGAAAGCTACCTAATGCTTTCGATGAAAAAGCGAGATGCGCTGCAAGCAGCCATTAGCTCACTTGAAGCAAAACTTCGCGCTATCGTAAGACAGATAACGGTTTGGGAAGACGAGTATTCTGAAAAACAGCAAAAGCATGATGAACAAGTCGCCGAAGAAGTTTTGTCACTGGTCTTTACTACGTTAAAAGAGGCTTATAAAGATCAAGCAAATGTGAAAGCGTATATAAAGGCGATGCACAAGGATATCCTGGACAATCTCGATATCTTTCTTGAGGAGAGTGAAGAGCAAGCGGCCCTCGCCTACGCATCTATGAGCAAGAAAATGCCACGGCGTTACCAAATTAACGTGCTAGTAGCCCAGGAGTCGCCCTATCAGCCGATAATTGTTGAAGAGACCCCTAATTACCACACTATTTTCGGTTACGTAGAAACTGCGACTTACAAGGGAACGGTATTTACTGATTTCTCCTTGATCCGCCCAGGTAGTTTGCACAAAGCCAATGGCGGCGTATTGATGATAGATGCCGTTAAAGTGCTGGAGCATCCTTATGTGTGGGATGGTCTTAAACGTGCTTTGCGCTCTCGCAAGCTAAGTTTGACCTCTCTTGAACGGGAAGTAACGCTGTCTGGTGCGATTTCACTTGATCCTGAAGCGATACCGTTAGATGTTAAAATTATACTGTTTGGCGACTTTGCCACATACAAGCTATTGCAGCAGTATGACGCCGAGTTTACCGAGCTATTTAGAGTGACTGCGGACTTTGAAGATAGCATGCCGCGAACAGATGACTCAGAGAGCCACTACGCGCAGTTTATCTCTAGTATAGTCCATAGCAATAAGATGCTTCATTGCGATCGTAAAGCGATAGGTCGGATAATTGAGTTTAGCTCTCGTCAAGCCGACGATCAGAATATGCTGTCGTTACACTCAGTTGATATAGCCAATTTGCTTAGAGAAGCAAATTACTGCGCTCGTGCAGTCAATTCAAATATGATCCGTACCAGTCATGTTGAACAGGCATTGATTAACAAAGAGCAGCGTATATGTCGTGCCAAAGACGATTACATGCAAAGCTTTATTAATGGCACCACGCTAATGACCACAGTCGGTAAAAAAACCGGACAAGTTAATGCGCTATCAGTGATGTCGACGACAGATTATCAATTTGGTTCGCCGAGTCGTATTACCGCAACGACCTCTTTTGGTGAGGGACGGGTTTTTGATATCGAGCGCACAGTTGAACTCAGCGGTAGCATTCACTCTAAAGGGGTGATGATTTTAACCGCTTATATTGCATCCATCTTGGGTAAAACAGACAAAATTCCGCTGTCGACCCACCTTACATTTGAGCAATCATATGGTGGTGTTGATGGTGATAGCGCGACTATGGCAGAACTGTGTGCGATGTTATCGTCATTTGCTAACCAGCCAATTAGACAAGATATTGCCATTACCGGTTCAATGAACCAGTTTGGTGAATCCCAGCCCATTGGCGGTGTAAACGAGAAAATAGAAGGTTTCTTCGATGTATGTAAAATTAAAGGGCGCAAGAATAGCCAAGGTGTCATCATTCCTGCTGCTAATGTTCACAATTTGATGCTGAGAGCCGATATTGTCGATGCCGTTAAGAAAGGTAAGTTTCATATCTGGGCCATCGAGCATGTAGATCAAGCCATTGAACTACTGACAGAGATGGAGGTGGGTAAAGCAGATAAGCAAGGAGACTATCATCCTAACAGTTTATTGGGTAAAGCCCAGTTAAGGCTTAAGTCGCTTTACAAAAAAGTCATAAATCTGAGTAATTGA
- a CDS encoding manganese-dependent inorganic pyrophosphatase: MPVYVVGHKIPDSDSICGAIALAHLRNQIGEASIASRLGELSPETAFILDKFGFDAPELKMSYAGEEVYIVDHSELTQAPDDIAEATIVGIVDHHKLGDLTTSTPLECWIRPVGCSNTIIKMMYDFYNVEIPKAIAGIMMCAILSDTVIFKSPTCTTADIKCVEALADIAGIEDFKELGMDMFRVKSAVEGTPARDLVLRDFKDFNMNGNLIGIGQLEVIDLAVFDDIKASLAADIGALKAEGNRHSVLLLLTDIMKEGSEMLIVSDDVAIIESAYDKPSSDGKVWLDGVLSRKKQVVPPLQAVFA; encoded by the coding sequence ATGCCAGTTTATGTCGTGGGCCACAAAATCCCAGATTCAGATTCAATTTGTGGTGCAATTGCACTAGCACATCTAAGAAACCAAATTGGAGAAGCCTCTATTGCTTCTCGTTTAGGTGAACTATCACCGGAAACAGCATTTATTTTAGACAAATTTGGTTTTGATGCACCGGAACTTAAGATGAGCTATGCTGGCGAAGAGGTGTATATTGTCGATCACTCAGAGCTTACCCAAGCACCAGATGATATCGCAGAAGCAACAATTGTTGGTATTGTTGATCACCATAAATTGGGCGACCTAACCACATCGACACCGCTAGAGTGCTGGATCCGTCCAGTAGGCTGCAGTAACACTATTATTAAAATGATGTATGATTTTTATAATGTCGAAATTCCAAAAGCGATTGCAGGCATTATGATGTGCGCCATCCTAAGTGATACGGTCATCTTTAAATCACCAACCTGTACCACCGCTGATATTAAGTGTGTTGAAGCTCTCGCAGACATTGCCGGGATTGAAGACTTTAAAGAACTCGGCATGGACATGTTTAGAGTTAAGTCTGCAGTTGAAGGCACTCCAGCACGTGATCTTGTTCTACGTGATTTTAAAGACTTCAATATGAACGGTAACCTTATCGGTATCGGTCAACTTGAAGTGATTGACTTAGCAGTATTTGATGACATCAAAGCCAGTTTAGCTGCTGACATTGGAGCATTAAAGGCCGAAGGCAATCGCCACAGCGTATTGTTGCTACTCACAGATATCATGAAAGAGGGGTCAGAAATGCTTATCGTCAGTGATGACGTCGCAATTATTGAATCTGCTTACGATAAGCCATCGAGCGACGGTAAAGTGTGGCTAGATGGCGTGCTTAGCCGTAAAAAGCAAGTGGTACCGCCACTACAAGCTGTATTTGCTTAA
- a CDS encoding PBPRA1643 family SWIM/SEC-C metal-binding motif protein, producing the protein MSDKFFFKGRKTPKPKHESYGFNTKRVAKLGTDVNPLVLSVQSEQRLKEINLLLSDNLLVGKVTIDASTEENVIDLMGILNKPVTTRFEKLPNRNEPCPCGSGKKYKKCCV; encoded by the coding sequence ATGTCAGACAAATTTTTTTTTAAAGGTCGTAAAACCCCTAAACCGAAACATGAAAGTTATGGATTCAACACTAAACGTGTCGCCAAGCTAGGTACCGACGTAAACCCTCTTGTTTTATCGGTTCAAAGTGAGCAACGCCTAAAAGAGATAAACCTGTTACTGTCTGACAATCTACTTGTTGGTAAGGTCACGATTGACGCTTCAACAGAAGAGAACGTTATCGATTTGATGGGTATTCTTAATAAACCAGTAACGACCCGTTTTGAAAAACTGCCTAATCGAAATGAACCGTGTCCATGTGGCAGCGGTAAAAAATATAAGAAGTGCTGTGTCTAA
- a CDS encoding efflux RND transporter periplasmic adaptor subunit — MATKKQIILPVVVIALGVVGFIGMAALKKPPEEKPEIDTTPLVSVQTVEIKPMDFSVNSYGVVAAKYETELVSQVSGEIVFLSEKFVRGGFVKKGDVLAKIDPSDYDAALIDAQASMASARATLVQEEAFGKVAEAEWKRIKDGVPTELSLRKPQLAQEIAKLNSSEAGLKRAKRNVERTVIKAPYDALIEARNIGLGSYVSMGSKIGKVFSTDDAEIRLPIADKELQFLHDKGKYAQVLLKGEFAGQPQVWKAKIVRSEGVIDSRSRMTYLVAEVSDPYGLTSNTSELRYGTYVTASIEGLHAGQVTEVARHLVINNQVAVLDDDNKLRYKDVNIVRQIGSKVIITDGLDAGMNLITSALDYPIEGMQLALPKEKSLGDDDSDPQPTQIAMGEKE; from the coding sequence GTGGCTACAAAAAAACAGATAATTTTACCCGTGGTAGTGATTGCTCTAGGTGTTGTAGGATTCATTGGAATGGCGGCACTTAAAAAGCCACCAGAAGAGAAACCAGAAATAGATACAACACCCTTAGTGTCTGTACAAACCGTCGAAATTAAACCAATGGATTTTTCAGTCAACTCATATGGTGTTGTTGCCGCTAAGTATGAAACGGAACTTGTATCTCAGGTTAGTGGCGAAATTGTATTCCTATCGGAAAAGTTCGTTCGCGGTGGATTCGTTAAAAAAGGTGATGTCTTAGCTAAAATAGACCCAAGTGATTATGATGCAGCCCTAATTGATGCACAAGCCAGTATGGCATCAGCACGAGCTACCCTAGTTCAGGAAGAAGCCTTTGGTAAAGTTGCTGAAGCTGAGTGGAAACGCATTAAAGATGGAGTTCCGACAGAACTCAGTCTGCGTAAACCACAACTAGCCCAAGAGATCGCCAAGCTAAACTCCTCTGAAGCAGGCCTAAAGCGTGCAAAGCGTAATGTTGAACGTACCGTTATTAAAGCGCCTTATGATGCGCTTATTGAAGCGCGCAATATTGGCCTAGGCTCATATGTCAGTATGGGGAGCAAAATTGGTAAAGTGTTTAGCACTGATGATGCTGAGATAAGATTGCCTATCGCCGATAAAGAGCTGCAGTTTTTACATGACAAAGGTAAATACGCTCAAGTGTTGCTTAAAGGCGAATTTGCCGGCCAGCCTCAAGTCTGGAAAGCTAAAATAGTTCGTAGTGAAGGGGTTATTGATAGTCGTAGTCGCATGACCTATTTGGTTGCCGAAGTATCTGATCCCTATGGACTGACGTCAAATACCAGTGAACTTAGATATGGAACGTATGTCACCGCTAGTATTGAAGGATTGCATGCTGGTCAAGTTACTGAGGTCGCACGCCATTTAGTGATTAACAACCAAGTTGCTGTTTTGGATGATGACAACAAGCTGAGATATAAAGACGTCAACATTGTTCGTCAAATTGGCTCGAAAGTTATCATCACAGATGGTTTAGATGCTGGAATGAATCTTATTACTTCAGCGCTTGATTATCCTATTGAAGGGATGCAGTTAGCACTGCCTAAGGAAAAGTCATTAGGCGATGACGATTCTGATCCACAACCGACGCAGATAGCGATGGGCGAAAAGGAATAG
- a CDS encoding efflux RND transporter permease subunit produces MIDTNKGIIAWFARNSVAANLLMIIILLGGLLTANTIRKQFFPAVEINWLEFSAVYPGAAPQEVEEGITIKIEEALESVQGLKRVITYSNRNVSSGYFRVEDSYDPRVVLEEVKSEIDSIPSFPDGMERPKVERIKYRQEVMYMSLYGDLNQRQLKDLGEKIHDELLQLPSVNIADFYGGLGYEIAIEVSKDRLREFGISFNDVAAAVRGYSRNISAGQIRAENGYINLRVQNQAYVGYEFESLPLITLEDGTNLLLGDVATVIDGFEEGIQYSKFNGKNSVTFFIGAANDQSLTDVADVVKGYIADKQKELPNGVTLEPWVDMTYYLEGRLNLMLDSMKSGAVLVFILLALFLRVRLAFWVMMGLPVCFLGTLLFMPMAMIDVTINVISLFAFILVLGIVVDDAIVMGESAHAECEEKGQTIDNVIRGVKRVAMPATFGVLTTIAAFLPITLDDGPSSAFGKAIGFVVILCLIFSLVESKLILPAHLARMKPPKVVQPGSKNPLDWLRNVVNFLQKKVDTGLKILINKYYRPTLELAVNYRYTVIMIFLSLILICAGLFVGGFVRFIGQPKIPHDFPRISFEMNIDASENATLSAALQVERTLREVDDELEAEYGQGMISDMQVELRGRTSAEIRAKLVDPELRPMDTFAVAELWRQNMPRIPGMKSFTIQDNLIGGGRDDGDISFRLEGKDDTQLIAAAKELKAKLNTLKGVGDVNDSRQSSAKEIQFELKPLAHSLGLTLANIASQVGNSFYGLEAQRILRNGEEIKVMLRYPEEQRNSIAQVSDVNIKTPQGSEIPLSEVAAIVITDGVNSIRRENGNRTINVWGSVDADQAEPFKLAKDIRDNFLPQLLTKYPRVKSEVSGNIQEQLDSANTQLRDFLISMLVIYSLLAVPLKSYAQPIMIMSVIPFGVIGSVLGHMLLGLDLSALSVFGIIAAAGVVVNDSLVMVDYINKARESGTAMKRAVLEAGSRRFRAILLTSLTTFIGLVPIMAETSMQAQMVIPMAVSLAFGVLFATVVTLVLIPCLYVTIEDIKRLIGSKSRVEEPIDEQELTEAVLQKTLLSGQS; encoded by the coding sequence ATGATTGATACCAACAAAGGCATTATTGCCTGGTTTGCTCGTAATAGTGTTGCCGCTAATCTGCTAATGATCATTATCTTGTTAGGTGGTTTACTTACCGCCAATACCATCCGCAAACAGTTTTTCCCTGCGGTAGAGATCAACTGGCTTGAATTTAGTGCGGTTTACCCAGGCGCGGCGCCTCAAGAAGTTGAAGAAGGGATAACCATTAAGATCGAGGAAGCGCTTGAGAGTGTTCAGGGGCTAAAGCGTGTGATCACCTACTCAAACCGTAATGTTTCATCGGGTTATTTCAGAGTTGAAGACTCCTATGATCCTCGCGTAGTGCTAGAGGAGGTTAAGTCTGAGATCGATTCGATTCCGAGCTTCCCCGATGGCATGGAGCGACCTAAAGTCGAGCGCATTAAATATCGCCAAGAAGTGATGTATATGAGCCTCTATGGTGACTTGAACCAACGTCAGCTGAAAGATCTAGGCGAGAAAATACACGACGAGCTGTTGCAGCTCCCGTCTGTCAACATTGCTGATTTTTATGGCGGATTAGGCTATGAGATAGCCATTGAGGTCAGCAAGGATCGCTTAAGGGAGTTTGGTATAAGTTTTAATGATGTTGCTGCAGCGGTTAGAGGTTATTCACGAAACATATCTGCCGGGCAAATACGGGCAGAAAACGGCTATATAAACCTTCGCGTTCAAAATCAAGCCTACGTAGGTTATGAGTTTGAAAGTTTGCCGCTTATTACTCTAGAAGATGGCACCAACCTGTTACTCGGTGATGTTGCGACGGTAATAGATGGCTTTGAAGAGGGTATTCAATATTCGAAGTTTAACGGTAAAAATTCAGTCACCTTCTTCATTGGTGCGGCAAATGATCAAAGCCTCACAGACGTGGCCGATGTAGTTAAGGGTTATATCGCCGACAAGCAGAAAGAGCTGCCCAATGGCGTAACGTTAGAGCCTTGGGTTGATATGACCTACTACTTAGAAGGTCGTCTTAACTTAATGTTGGACAGCATGAAAAGTGGTGCGGTATTAGTATTTATCTTACTGGCGCTGTTTTTACGTGTAAGACTCGCCTTTTGGGTAATGATGGGCCTACCGGTTTGTTTCTTAGGAACGTTGTTGTTTATGCCAATGGCGATGATTGATGTCACCATCAATGTGATTAGTTTATTTGCCTTTATTCTGGTGCTGGGTATCGTAGTCGATGACGCCATTGTTATGGGGGAAAGCGCCCATGCGGAGTGTGAGGAAAAAGGGCAAACCATTGATAATGTTATTAGAGGAGTCAAACGGGTAGCCATGCCTGCAACATTTGGCGTTTTAACTACCATTGCCGCATTTTTACCAATAACACTTGATGATGGTCCCTCCTCCGCTTTTGGTAAGGCGATTGGCTTTGTGGTTATTCTGTGCTTAATATTCTCGCTAGTTGAATCAAAGCTGATTTTGCCGGCGCATTTAGCCCGCATGAAGCCACCAAAAGTGGTTCAGCCTGGATCTAAAAACCCATTAGATTGGCTACGCAATGTAGTTAACTTTCTGCAGAAGAAAGTCGATACGGGCCTAAAGATACTTATCAACAAATATTACCGCCCCACGTTAGAGCTCGCGGTTAATTATCGCTATACAGTGATAATGATATTCCTCAGTTTAATCTTAATTTGTGCGGGTTTGTTCGTTGGTGGTTTTGTTCGATTTATCGGCCAGCCTAAGATCCCACACGATTTTCCGCGTATTTCGTTCGAGATGAATATTGATGCCTCTGAGAACGCCACGCTATCTGCTGCGCTACAGGTTGAACGTACCCTCAGAGAGGTTGATGACGAACTCGAAGCAGAATATGGCCAGGGAATGATCTCGGATATGCAAGTTGAGTTACGAGGCCGCACATCAGCGGAGATCAGGGCTAAGTTGGTTGATCCTGAACTCAGACCTATGGACACTTTTGCCGTTGCAGAACTTTGGCGTCAGAATATGCCAAGGATCCCGGGAATGAAATCATTCACTATTCAAGACAACCTCATTGGCGGTGGTCGTGATGATGGCGATATTAGCTTTAGACTTGAAGGTAAAGACGACACGCAACTAATTGCCGCAGCTAAAGAGCTAAAAGCTAAACTCAACACCTTGAAAGGTGTGGGTGATGTCAATGACTCTCGTCAATCTAGTGCTAAAGAGATCCAGTTTGAGCTTAAACCATTGGCACATAGCCTAGGCCTAACATTGGCAAATATTGCATCGCAGGTGGGTAATAGCTTCTACGGTCTTGAGGCCCAGCGTATTTTACGTAACGGTGAAGAGATTAAAGTAATGCTTCGCTACCCTGAAGAGCAACGTAACTCTATTGCACAAGTTTCTGATGTGAATATTAAAACGCCTCAAGGCAGCGAAATACCGCTATCAGAAGTGGCTGCTATCGTTATTACGGATGGTGTGAATAGCATTCGACGTGAAAATGGTAACCGTACCATTAACGTATGGGGATCGGTTGATGCTGATCAAGCCGAGCCATTCAAATTAGCGAAAGACATACGTGATAATTTCTTACCACAATTACTGACAAAGTACCCAAGGGTTAAAAGCGAGGTTTCAGGTAATATCCAGGAGCAACTTGATAGCGCCAATACTCAGTTAAGAGATTTCCTTATCTCAATGCTGGTGATCTATAGCTTACTTGCAGTGCCTTTAAAGTCATATGCGCAGCCTATAATGATCATGTCAGTTATCCCGTTTGGGGTAATTGGTTCGGTATTAGGCCACATGCTATTGGGTCTAGATCTCAGTGCCCTTTCGGTATTTGGTATTATTGCCGCAGCGGGCGTGGTGGTAAACGATTCCTTAGTGATGGTTGATTACATCAACAAAGCACGAGAATCCGGCACTGCAATGAAACGGGCCGTGTTAGAAGCAGGCAGTCGCCGCTTTAGGGCTATTTTGCTGACCTCGCTAACAACCTTTATCGGCCTAGTACCTATTATGGCTGAAACAAGTATGCAGGCGCAGATGGTCATTCCTATGGCAGTGTCTCTCGCCTTTGGTGTATTGTTCGCGACTGTCGTTACCTTGGTACTTATCCCTTGCCTTTATGTGACTATCGAAGATATCAAGCGTTTGATTGGTAGTAAGTCTCGGGTAGAAGAGCCCATTGATGAACAGGAATTAACAGAAGCAGTACTTCAAAAGACTCTGCTATCAGGGCAAAGTTAG
- the punC gene encoding purine nucleoside transporter PunC: protein MKSLINAKYYIFLSYLALLSMLGFIATDMYLPAFKAIEDTMATSPSQVAMSLTFFLAGLALGQLIYGPIVERFGKRNALIFGLVVFTLASLSLATSESMLVFNISRFVQAIGACSAGVIWQAIVIEKYDSAKAQNVFSNIMPLVALSPALAPIAGAFILQSFGWESIFVTLTCVAVAMIALTVCFVPSEAKAAVEHKSEISYLSILKNTKYLGNVIIFGACSGAFFSYLTVWPMVMEQHGFDATAIGLSFIPQTLMFILGGYASKTLIRKSGAETALKVLLSVFGLSVFAIVLVTILIKGLSIFPLLAAFSVLAACNGAIYPIVVNGALQQFSKNAAKAAGLQNFIQISLSFGASSIVAIWASKGELAIGWGIMLCSFIVFVGFKLRNYKTWQQVNKNFVFPDPARIGVDQEQK from the coding sequence ATGAAATCTCTAATAAACGCTAAATACTATATATTTTTATCCTATCTAGCACTGCTGAGCATGCTTGGATTTATCGCCACCGATATGTATTTGCCTGCATTCAAAGCAATTGAAGACACAATGGCAACATCTCCATCACAAGTGGCTATGTCATTAACTTTTTTCTTAGCCGGACTCGCATTAGGCCAACTGATCTACGGCCCGATTGTAGAACGCTTCGGTAAGCGAAATGCGCTTATTTTTGGCTTGGTTGTATTTACACTAGCAAGTCTTTCGCTGGCCACAAGTGAGTCGATGTTGGTGTTTAATATCTCACGGTTTGTACAAGCTATTGGTGCCTGTTCAGCAGGGGTTATCTGGCAAGCGATTGTGATCGAGAAATATGATTCTGCGAAAGCACAAAATGTATTCTCCAATATCATGCCTTTGGTTGCACTTTCCCCCGCGTTAGCGCCGATAGCAGGCGCATTTATACTGCAATCATTCGGCTGGGAAAGTATCTTTGTAACTTTGACTTGCGTAGCTGTAGCCATGATTGCTTTAACGGTTTGCTTTGTACCTAGTGAAGCAAAAGCAGCTGTAGAGCATAAGAGTGAGATTAGTTACCTTTCAATTTTGAAGAATACCAAATACTTGGGTAACGTTATTATATTTGGTGCCTGTTCTGGTGCCTTTTTTTCCTACCTTACAGTATGGCCAATGGTAATGGAGCAGCATGGGTTCGATGCGACCGCTATAGGTCTTAGTTTCATTCCACAAACGTTAATGTTTATTTTAGGCGGTTATGCGAGTAAGACGCTTATTCGTAAATCGGGCGCTGAAACGGCGTTAAAAGTACTGCTAAGTGTATTTGGCTTGAGTGTATTTGCCATCGTGTTAGTCACTATTTTGATTAAAGGGCTATCAATCTTCCCATTACTTGCAGCTTTTTCAGTATTAGCGGCATGTAATGGTGCTATCTATCCTATTGTAGTGAATGGGGCGTTGCAGCAATTTTCGAAAAATGCAGCAAAAGCAGCCGGGCTGCAGAACTTCATCCAAATTAGCCTATCATTTGGTGCGTCAAGCATTGTGGCAATTTGGGCGAGTAAAGGCGAACTGGCGATAGGCTGGGGCATTATGCTTTGTTCATTTATTGTATTTGTAGGCTTTAAACTACGTAACTACAAAACATGGCAACAGGTGAATAAAAACTTTGTATTCCCTGATCCCGCTAGAATTGGTGTGGATCAAGAGCAAAAGTAA
- the punR gene encoding DNA-binding transcriptional activator PunR, whose translation MISDQSMQLIDMVARVGSFTAAANKLHKVPSAVSYAVKQIEEELGVVLFVRHHRSVSLTPAGEHFVRQARTLLTEMETMRADTIRVANGWQPTLSIALDNIVRADKISNLIADFYRTFDNVELIIRIEVFNGVWESIATGRSDIAIGATTAIPVGGDYHFKDMGEIEWCFLVGKHHPLAALERPLADDELRQYPSICLEDTSREIPKRMTWLLENQRRLVVPDWIRAINCFREGLGIGYMPAHFAYPFIKTGALIEKQLERPKKKSPCCLAWNAANKSPAMAWVLDYLGDTEKLHKDWLD comes from the coding sequence ATGATTTCAGACCAATCTATGCAGCTTATTGATATGGTTGCCCGCGTCGGTAGTTTTACCGCTGCCGCTAATAAGCTCCACAAAGTTCCTTCAGCTGTGAGCTACGCGGTTAAGCAGATTGAAGAAGAGTTAGGCGTGGTGCTATTTGTAAGGCATCACCGCAGTGTAAGCTTAACGCCAGCAGGCGAGCATTTTGTAAGACAGGCACGCACCTTACTCACTGAAATGGAAACCATGCGAGCTGATACGATAAGAGTTGCTAACGGGTGGCAGCCAACCCTTTCTATTGCGTTAGATAATATCGTCCGAGCCGACAAGATCAGTAATTTGATTGCCGATTTTTATCGCACTTTCGACAATGTCGAATTAATCATACGCATTGAAGTGTTCAACGGTGTATGGGAATCGATAGCAACTGGACGCAGCGATATCGCCATTGGCGCAACGACCGCTATACCTGTGGGTGGAGATTACCACTTTAAAGATATGGGTGAGATTGAATGGTGTTTTCTGGTTGGCAAACATCATCCATTAGCTGCTTTAGAACGGCCTCTTGCTGATGATGAGTTACGTCAATACCCGTCTATATGTTTAGAGGACACCTCGCGTGAGATCCCTAAACGTATGACCTGGTTATTAGAGAACCAGCGCCGATTAGTGGTGCCAGACTGGATCCGTGCCATTAATTGCTTCAGAGAAGGCCTTGGGATTGGTTATATGCCAGCTCATTTCGCCTATCCTTTTATAAAAACGGGGGCGTTAATTGAAAAGCAATTGGAACGTCCTAAAAAGAAAAGCCCTTGTTGTTTAGCTTGGAATGCCGCAAATAAGTCTCCCGCTATGGCTTGGGTATTAGATTACTTGGGCGATACGGAAAAACTTCATAAAGACTGGCTAGACTAA
- a CDS encoding Bax inhibitor-1/YccA family protein: protein MTQQTAYSSTTAEVNKLLKNTYMLLSMTLAFSAVCAGLAMALAISPMMSLGLSIGSLVLLFVTLRKAESSAGLFWVFAFTGMQGASLGYILNHYAGMANGPQLIMQALGLTSVIFVALSGYAVTTKKDFSFMRGFLIAGLVIMVVGLLVNMFLGNGMVFMALNAGIALLMTGFILYDTSKIVNGGETNYIRATISLYLDFLNLFVALLHLMGMGSDD from the coding sequence ATGACACAACAAACCGCCTACAGCAGCACGACTGCTGAGGTGAACAAACTTCTTAAAAACACCTATATGCTGCTATCAATGACGTTAGCTTTTTCTGCAGTGTGTGCTGGTTTAGCAATGGCATTGGCGATTAGCCCTATGATGTCATTAGGTTTATCCATTGGCAGTTTGGTACTGCTGTTTGTTACTTTACGTAAAGCAGAATCAAGCGCTGGCCTTTTCTGGGTATTTGCGTTCACGGGGATGCAGGGTGCATCACTGGGTTACATCCTTAACCACTACGCAGGTATGGCTAATGGCCCACAGCTTATTATGCAAGCGCTCGGCTTAACCTCGGTCATCTTTGTTGCCTTGTCGGGTTACGCAGTAACCACTAAAAAAGACTTTTCTTTCATGCGCGGCTTCTTAATTGCCGGTTTAGTGATTATGGTCGTAGGTTTGCTGGTTAACATGTTCTTAGGTAACGGCATGGTCTTTATGGCACTTAATGCGGGTATCGCATTATTGATGACCGGGTTTATTCTTTACGATACAAGCAAAATCGTTAATGGTGGCGAAACAAACTACATTCGCGCAACGATCTCCTTGTATTTGGATTTCTTAAACCTCTTCGTCGCACTACTGCATTTAATGGGTATGGGTAGTGATGACTAA